One segment of Pseudanabaena sp. FACHB-2040 DNA contains the following:
- a CDS encoding ABC transporter ATP-binding protein, producing the protein MTTSSTPLNATLTAYDLWKCYGDSAVVQGINFVLEPGEIVGLLGPNGAGKTTTVGMLYGSVVPSRGFVQFGPWQMPAQGPQARTQMGIVTQEDNLDPDFTVFENLTHFAHHYRIRGQAARQRAGELLDLVNLRDKGHYQIDELSGGMKRRLVLARALLNHPRLVFLDEPTTGLDPDARQDFWRLVLHLKSEGCGVLLTTHYMDEAQRLCDRILLLQQGKVIDEGQPLDLIARVVGREVAEIEGIAPEKLQALADQFGVWSRPFGNATLMTLPLEQPDTLWQQIEALHPQRLARRQANLEDVFLRLTGTLLE; encoded by the coding sequence ATGACGACCTCATCTACGCCGTTGAACGCAACGTTAACCGCCTACGACCTGTGGAAATGCTATGGCGATAGTGCGGTGGTGCAGGGCATCAACTTCGTGCTAGAGCCGGGGGAAATTGTTGGCCTGCTTGGGCCTAATGGGGCCGGAAAAACAACCACCGTTGGGATGCTCTATGGGTCGGTAGTGCCCTCGCGAGGGTTTGTTCAGTTTGGGCCTTGGCAGATGCCGGCTCAAGGCCCGCAGGCCCGCACCCAAATGGGCATTGTCACCCAGGAAGACAACCTCGACCCTGACTTTACAGTTTTTGAGAATCTGACCCACTTTGCCCATCACTATCGCATCCGGGGACAGGCAGCCCGTCAACGTGCTGGGGAACTGCTGGATCTGGTCAACCTGCGGGACAAGGGGCATTACCAGATCGATGAACTTTCAGGCGGCATGAAGCGGCGGCTAGTGCTGGCCCGAGCGTTGCTCAACCATCCTCGGCTGGTTTTTCTAGACGAACCCACCACTGGGCTAGACCCCGATGCCCGGCAAGACTTTTGGCGACTGGTGCTGCACCTAAAGTCGGAGGGCTGCGGCGTGCTGCTAACCACTCATTACATGGATGAGGCGCAGCGGCTGTGCGATCGCATTCTCCTCCTGCAGCAGGGCAAAGTCATTGACGAAGGTCAGCCCCTGGATCTAATTGCGCGAGTTGTAGGGCGAGAAGTAGCCGAGATAGAAGGCATTGCTCCCGAAAAGCTGCAGGCCCTAGCCGATCAGTTTGGTGTCTGGAGTCGCCCCTTTGGCAACGCCACCCTGATGACCCTACCGTTAGAGCAGCCCGACACCCTTTGGCAGCAGATAGAAGCCCTCCATCCCCAGCGGTTGGCGCGGCGTCAGGCCAATTTAGAAGATGTATTCCTGCGTTTGACTGGGACTTTGTTGGAATGA
- a CDS encoding glycosyltransferase, with the protein MISVVLPCLNEMRHGYLERILVNLAAQAGAKELIAVVSPCNDDTLQTLRQHPQWRILETDAQNRAQRLTAGIYASSGEIVLLHHPATLLPEGTALIQIEALMADPKVAWGGFHHSFDLDHWLLRFTSWYSNRVRSHYSQILYLDHCIFARRSLLEKIGGVPDMDIFEDTVLSQQLSQFGAPVLLPDKIITSARRFRQRGVYRQALVNQLLKGMYHARLDPSWMNWLYERQSQINVAYEAQEQQRTKPEPEEKKG; encoded by the coding sequence TTGATCTCTGTTGTCTTGCCCTGTCTCAATGAGATGCGCCACGGCTATCTAGAGCGCATCTTGGTCAATCTCGCTGCCCAAGCCGGAGCCAAGGAACTGATTGCTGTTGTCAGCCCTTGCAATGACGACACGCTGCAAACGCTGCGCCAACATCCCCAGTGGCGAATTTTGGAAACCGATGCCCAGAATCGGGCGCAGCGCCTAACCGCCGGCATTTACGCCAGTAGCGGCGAAATTGTGTTGCTGCATCATCCAGCGACGCTGCTGCCAGAAGGAACCGCTCTGATACAGATTGAGGCACTGATGGCCGATCCTAAAGTAGCTTGGGGCGGCTTTCACCATAGCTTTGACCTGGATCACTGGCTGCTGCGGTTTACCTCCTGGTACTCCAATCGGGTGCGATCGCACTACAGCCAAATTCTCTACCTAGACCACTGCATTTTTGCGCGTCGCTCGTTGCTAGAAAAAATTGGTGGCGTCCCCGATATGGATATTTTTGAAGACACGGTGCTGAGCCAGCAGCTCAGCCAGTTTGGAGCCCCGGTGCTGCTGCCAGACAAGATTATTACCTCAGCCCGTCGCTTTCGGCAGCGAGGGGTTTATCGGCAGGCCCTAGTAAATCAGCTCTTGAAGGGGATGTATCACGCCCGCCTCGACCCAAGCTGGATGAATTGGCTTTACGAGCGGCAGAGCCAGATCAACGTGGCCTACGAAGCTCAAGAGCAGCAGAGAACTAAGCCAGAACCAGAAGAAAAAAAAGGATAA